A section of the Myxococcus xanthus genome encodes:
- a CDS encoding RidA family protein, whose translation MRRMARKAIHSDQAPKAIGPYSQAVQVDAGKMTFLSGQIPLDPATMEMVQGDVVAQAERVMENLKAVLAASGLDFSHVVRCTIFLTDLGDFARVNEVYGRYFTGAPPARATVQVSALPRGSKVEIDAIAVS comes from the coding sequence GTGCGCCGCATGGCTCGCAAGGCAATCCACTCCGACCAGGCCCCCAAGGCCATTGGCCCGTATTCCCAGGCGGTGCAGGTGGACGCCGGGAAGATGACCTTCCTCTCCGGCCAGATTCCGCTCGACCCCGCCACCATGGAGATGGTGCAGGGCGACGTCGTCGCGCAGGCGGAGCGGGTGATGGAGAATCTGAAGGCCGTGCTCGCCGCCAGCGGGCTGGACTTCTCCCACGTCGTGCGCTGCACCATCTTCCTCACCGATTTGGGCGACTTCGCCCGGGTGAACGAAGTCTATGGCCGCTACTTCACCGGCGCTCCGCCGGCCCGCGCCACCGTGCAGGTGTCCGCGCTGCCGCGTGGCTCCAAGGTGGAGATTGACGCCATCGCCGTCTCCTGA
- a CDS encoding FHA domain-containing protein has product MSQLLLSSLAVVCPNCDGYNSPRSAACVLCGQALGEPAAAPRPAATKPPLAVARPGTPPGSRPVAVSNFPGGKVAEPVVPPAPSAIPPGLRPSARTPPPTAAGLTVERPPQQRTPTAPPGIMARTGGASGPATTRPPPPVPDSAMPSRAGAATTAPRPAPPAASRFGLAVIAGSTRGQRYKLPVTGCVVGRQRGAILFADDAFVSPLHATFLVKDGALYVRDESSASGVFVTVGGTEALTPRTHFSAGQRLFRFTGRLEPQPPVTGRPAIYGAPVPLGQAVYGVEEMLVGGRAGRAVMTAAPLLTIGLAHCDLSFPGDEGLAGRHCELSPTPTGALLRDLSGGLGTYVRLASGVERPLRPGDRVRLGQHVLQVETLG; this is encoded by the coding sequence ATGTCACAGCTCCTGCTGTCCTCCCTCGCCGTGGTCTGCCCGAACTGTGACGGGTACAACTCGCCTCGCTCGGCTGCCTGTGTGCTCTGCGGCCAGGCGCTGGGCGAGCCCGCTGCCGCGCCCCGCCCCGCCGCCACGAAGCCGCCCCTCGCCGTCGCCCGGCCTGGTACGCCGCCCGGCAGCCGGCCGGTCGCGGTGTCCAATTTCCCAGGCGGCAAGGTGGCGGAGCCGGTGGTTCCGCCCGCGCCCAGCGCCATTCCGCCGGGCCTGCGCCCCTCGGCCCGGACGCCGCCCCCCACCGCCGCGGGCCTGACAGTGGAACGGCCGCCGCAGCAGCGCACCCCCACGGCCCCCCCGGGCATCATGGCCCGTACGGGCGGCGCGTCAGGCCCGGCCACCACCCGTCCGCCCCCGCCAGTTCCGGACAGTGCGATGCCCAGCCGGGCCGGAGCGGCGACCACGGCGCCGCGCCCTGCCCCTCCGGCCGCCTCCCGGTTCGGGCTCGCGGTCATCGCGGGCTCCACCCGGGGTCAGCGCTACAAGCTGCCTGTCACCGGTTGCGTCGTGGGCCGCCAGCGCGGCGCCATCCTGTTCGCGGACGACGCCTTCGTGTCGCCCCTACACGCCACCTTCCTGGTGAAGGATGGCGCGCTGTACGTGCGGGACGAGTCCAGCGCCTCGGGCGTCTTCGTCACCGTTGGGGGCACGGAAGCCCTCACCCCGCGCACCCACTTCAGCGCGGGCCAGCGCCTGTTCCGCTTCACGGGCCGGCTGGAGCCCCAGCCCCCCGTGACGGGACGCCCCGCCATCTACGGCGCCCCGGTGCCACTGGGGCAGGCCGTCTACGGTGTGGAGGAGATGCTCGTCGGTGGCCGTGCGGGACGCGCGGTGATGACGGCGGCGCCGCTGCTCACCATCGGCCTGGCCCACTGTGACTTGAGCTTCCCCGGCGACGAGGGCCTCGCGGGCCGCCACTGCGAGCTGTCCCCAACGCCCACCGGTGCCCTGCTGAGGGACTTGTCCGGGGGCCTGGGCACCTATGTGCGCCTCGCGAGCGGCGTCGAGCGTCCGCTGCGGCCGGGAGACCGCGTCCGCCTGGGACAGCATGTGCTTCAGGTGGAGACGCTGGGCTGA
- a CDS encoding DNA integrity scanning protein DisA nucleotide-binding domain protein, with amino-acid sequence MTENTKFDREFLRSALSLAGKNEVDHFLYICDTPIPAEEFRGRPARKKLVYAVTMPKLAEEHLAKKVRALVIPAYDYSRTERVKVALVSALSQGAFKEGDLVLCMTGKVGRAPDTLMQTRIGGSLDDRVAIEGVKLGDEFNSQVVDALIQLALQIGQEGFEGHPIGTIITIGAHNTVMEKSRQMTINPFQGLSEAERNVLDPKIREAIKNFSVLDGAFVIREDGVVLAAGRYLSAADEAVKIPLGLGARHAAAAGMTSTTGCIALVVSQTSGAVRLFKGGNIVLELHQTARRT; translated from the coding sequence TTGACCGAGAACACGAAGTTTGATCGGGAGTTCCTGCGCTCGGCTCTCTCGTTGGCCGGCAAGAACGAAGTCGATCACTTCCTATATATCTGCGACACGCCCATTCCCGCTGAAGAGTTTCGCGGCCGGCCTGCTCGCAAGAAGCTCGTTTACGCCGTCACGATGCCCAAGCTGGCGGAGGAGCACCTCGCCAAGAAGGTCCGCGCGCTCGTCATCCCCGCGTACGACTACTCCCGCACCGAGCGCGTAAAAGTGGCGCTCGTGTCCGCGCTGTCCCAGGGAGCGTTCAAGGAAGGCGACCTGGTCCTGTGCATGACGGGCAAGGTGGGCCGCGCGCCGGACACGCTGATGCAGACGCGCATCGGCGGCTCGCTCGATGACCGCGTCGCCATCGAAGGCGTGAAGCTGGGCGACGAGTTCAACTCCCAGGTGGTGGACGCCCTCATCCAGTTGGCGCTGCAGATTGGCCAGGAAGGTTTCGAGGGCCACCCCATTGGCACCATCATCACCATTGGCGCCCACAACACCGTGATGGAGAAGAGCCGGCAGATGACCATCAACCCGTTCCAGGGCCTCTCCGAGGCGGAACGGAACGTGCTCGACCCGAAGATTCGCGAGGCCATCAAGAACTTCTCCGTGCTCGACGGCGCCTTCGTCATCCGCGAGGACGGTGTCGTCCTGGCTGCGGGGCGCTACCTGTCCGCGGCGGATGAGGCCGTGAAGATTCCGCTCGGCCTGGGCGCGCGGCACGCTGCCGCCGCCGGCATGACGTCCACCACGGGCTGCATCGCCCTGGTCGTGAGCCAGACGTCCGGCGCGGTACGGCTCTTCAAGGGCGGCAACATCGTCCTGGAGCTGCACCAGACGGCGCGCCGGACCTGA
- a CDS encoding serine/threonine-protein kinase encodes MHCPSCGADAQESSRFCPACGATLVRTPDTDEYVGKTIAYKYRVEALIGEGGMGKVFRARQLSLDKVVVLKVLRHTLLSDERTVARFQREAKAASRLNHPNSISVLDFGQAEDGALFIAMEYVAGQDLHQILSREWPLNEGRVVRIVSQVLSALSDAHGAGVIHRDLKPENIMVEPRRNEPDFVKVLDFGIAKITDSTDDGPALTRAGFVCGTPEYMSPEQARGSQLDHRSDLYAVGVILYQLMTGLLPFESDSAVGFATKHLTEEPPPPTRRRPDARISPAMERLILRALSKNPADRPASAEAFKAELQAVDKERRRMDSAPRRSANSSAVLAPLPRKSAASPQSDVRDATLPGWGNEVTMEATVRALPGVLEPLPANADAMAATREHTDSLVHTQPGAGGSSGVAFFFKSLTILLVVAALGFFAYYFFMGAGSGGAQDLPYALPTNAPVPAGANNSAVGASPDVPLYDRAIVSGARNVERALELAREGDKALQRADVGLAATKYREAFSRSGDPELALKLGEVYWHRQNPDKEEARGWWNRHLREQPASKARALIEQRLNGAVAQPTSP; translated from the coding sequence TTGCACTGCCCCTCCTGCGGCGCTGACGCCCAAGAATCTTCCCGTTTCTGTCCCGCCTGTGGCGCGACCCTCGTGCGTACGCCCGATACGGACGAGTACGTCGGCAAGACGATTGCCTACAAGTACCGGGTCGAAGCCCTCATTGGCGAGGGCGGCATGGGCAAGGTGTTCCGCGCCCGGCAGCTCTCCCTGGACAAGGTGGTGGTGCTGAAGGTGCTGCGGCACACGCTCCTGTCGGACGAGCGCACCGTGGCGCGCTTCCAGCGCGAGGCCAAGGCCGCCAGCCGCCTCAACCACCCCAACTCCATCAGCGTGCTTGACTTCGGCCAGGCCGAGGACGGGGCCTTGTTCATCGCCATGGAGTACGTGGCGGGGCAGGACCTGCACCAGATTCTCAGCCGCGAGTGGCCCCTGAACGAGGGGCGCGTGGTGCGCATCGTCAGCCAGGTGCTGAGCGCGCTGTCGGACGCGCACGGCGCCGGCGTCATCCACCGCGACCTCAAGCCAGAGAACATCATGGTGGAGCCGCGGCGCAACGAGCCCGACTTCGTCAAGGTGTTGGACTTCGGCATCGCGAAGATCACCGACTCCACGGACGACGGTCCGGCGCTCACCCGCGCGGGCTTCGTGTGCGGCACCCCCGAATACATGTCGCCCGAGCAGGCGCGGGGCTCGCAGCTCGACCACCGCTCGGACCTGTACGCGGTGGGCGTCATCCTCTACCAGTTGATGACGGGCTTGCTGCCCTTCGAGTCGGACTCGGCGGTGGGCTTCGCCACCAAGCACCTGACCGAGGAGCCGCCGCCGCCCACGCGCCGCCGGCCGGATGCGCGAATCTCTCCGGCCATGGAGCGGCTCATCCTCCGGGCGCTGTCCAAGAACCCGGCGGACCGGCCCGCCAGCGCCGAGGCCTTCAAGGCCGAGCTGCAGGCCGTGGACAAGGAACGCCGCCGGATGGACTCGGCGCCGCGGCGCTCGGCCAACTCGTCGGCGGTGCTGGCGCCGTTGCCGCGCAAGTCCGCCGCCAGTCCGCAGAGTGATGTCCGGGATGCCACGCTGCCCGGGTGGGGCAACGAAGTGACCATGGAGGCCACGGTGCGCGCCCTGCCGGGTGTGCTCGAGCCGTTGCCCGCGAACGCCGACGCGATGGCCGCCACGCGTGAGCACACGGACTCGCTGGTCCACACGCAGCCGGGGGCCGGCGGCAGCAGCGGGGTGGCGTTCTTCTTCAAGTCGCTGACCATCCTGCTGGTGGTCGCCGCGCTGGGCTTCTTCGCCTACTACTTCTTCATGGGCGCGGGCAGCGGGGGCGCGCAGGACCTGCCCTACGCGCTGCCCACGAATGCGCCGGTGCCGGCGGGGGCCAACAACTCCGCCGTGGGCGCGAGCCCCGACGTGCCGCTCTACGACCGGGCCATTGTCTCGGGCGCGCGCAACGTCGAGCGCGCGCTGGAGCTGGCGCGAGAGGGTGACAAGGCACTGCAGCGCGCGGACGTGGGGCTGGCGGCGACGAAGTACCGCGAGGCCTTCAGCCGCAGTGGTGACCCGGAGCTGGCCCTGAAGCTGGGCGAGGTCTACTGGCACCGGCAGAATCCGGACAAGGAAGAGGCCCGGGGCTGGTGGAATCGTCACCTGCGCGAGCAGCCCGCCTCCAAGGCGCGTGCCCTCATCGAGCAGCGCCTGAACGGCGCCGTGGCGCAGCCCACGTCGCCCTGA
- a CDS encoding TraR/DksA family transcriptional regulator codes for MNQKDLKRYKKMLEDSKASLLESAKKTLVEESSFDTDDLPDEIDLASSEYAQSMVFRLRDREKFLLQKIEKALVRIEDGTFGVCERCEEDISPKRLDARPVTTLCIRCKEEQEKKEKSYG; via the coding sequence GTGAACCAGAAAGATCTCAAGCGTTACAAGAAGATGCTCGAGGACAGCAAGGCGAGCCTGCTCGAGAGCGCCAAGAAGACCCTGGTGGAGGAGTCCAGTTTCGACACGGACGACCTTCCCGATGAGATCGACCTGGCGTCTTCCGAGTATGCGCAGTCAATGGTCTTCCGTCTGCGGGACCGGGAGAAGTTCCTGTTGCAGAAGATCGAAAAGGCGCTGGTCCGCATCGAGGACGGCACCTTCGGCGTCTGCGAGCGGTGTGAAGAGGACATCTCGCCCAAGCGACTGGATGCGCGCCCGGTGACGACGCTTTGCATCCGCTGCAAGGAGGAGCAGGAGAAGAAGGAGAAATCCTACGGCTGA
- a CDS encoding FHA domain-containing protein: MDAMEYCPRCDTENPRDASVCRACGSPLRSGTMVMAVASVASRPQVSIRVVRADGGPESVVRMQRDTLTCGQQADISLTDDPFIMPLQVRFFFSGIRLAVEDVGGANGVFVRLRQERELPPGGELRLGRQRLVLEPIPTAATGPGGTQVWGSPDPGYRLRLVQLLEGGLRGGAFPLREGDNLLGREQGDLTFPTDGFVSGRHAVLQVRQDRLQVRDVGSSNGTFIRLSGPTFVDNGDHFLIGRQLLRVEIQAPTS, encoded by the coding sequence ATGGACGCGATGGAATACTGCCCCCGCTGTGACACCGAAAATCCTCGGGACGCCTCCGTCTGCCGGGCTTGCGGCTCGCCGCTGCGCTCCGGAACGATGGTGATGGCCGTCGCCAGCGTCGCTTCGCGCCCGCAGGTCTCCATCCGCGTGGTGCGCGCCGATGGCGGCCCCGAGTCCGTCGTCCGCATGCAGCGCGACACCCTCACCTGCGGCCAGCAGGCGGACATCTCGCTCACGGACGACCCCTTCATCATGCCGCTCCAGGTCCGCTTCTTCTTCTCCGGCATCCGGCTGGCCGTGGAAGACGTGGGCGGCGCCAACGGCGTCTTCGTCCGCCTGCGCCAGGAGCGAGAGCTGCCCCCGGGCGGCGAGCTGCGCCTGGGACGCCAGCGGTTGGTGCTGGAGCCCATTCCCACCGCGGCCACGGGACCGGGTGGAACCCAGGTCTGGGGTTCACCGGATCCCGGCTACCGGCTGCGGCTGGTGCAACTGCTGGAGGGAGGCCTGCGAGGCGGCGCTTTCCCCCTGCGCGAAGGCGACAATCTCCTGGGCCGCGAGCAAGGCGACCTCACCTTCCCTACCGACGGCTTCGTGTCCGGGCGGCACGCCGTGCTGCAGGTGCGGCAGGACCGGCTCCAGGTCCGGGACGTGGGCTCATCCAACGGCACCTTCATCCGCCTGTCGGGCCCCACCTTCGTGGACAACGGGGACCACTTCCTCATTGGCCGTCAGTTGCTGCGCGTGGAAATCCAAGCGCCCACGTCCTGA
- a CDS encoding sulfurtransferase TusA family protein, with protein sequence MEAAVRIDTRGALCPMPILELAKAMRALAPGTLVELVSTDRGLEADLPAWCEATGNPLVRMERRERLYVGWVRKAG encoded by the coding sequence ATGGAAGCCGCCGTTCGCATCGACACCCGCGGGGCCTTGTGCCCCATGCCCATCCTGGAACTCGCCAAGGCCATGAGAGCACTGGCGCCAGGGACGCTCGTGGAGCTCGTCTCCACGGATCGCGGGTTGGAGGCGGACCTTCCCGCATGGTGCGAGGCTACGGGGAATCCACTGGTGCGCATGGAGCGCCGGGAGCGCCTCTACGTGGGCTGGGTGCGCAAGGCGGGTTGA
- a CDS encoding RelA/SpoT family protein: MIRLNDILQRVSQYHPDPDLDIIKKAYVYSAKVHQGQLRKSGEPYLVHPLEVAGILGELKLDEASIVTGLLHDTIEDTLATEEELTELFGSEVAHLVDGVTKLSKFSASASLSQEEKQAENFRKMIIAMAQDIRVILVKLADRTHNMRTLDHMSEEKQARIAQETLDIYAPLANRLGISWIKTELEDLSFRYVKPQEFFALQAKLNKRKKEREKYIEDTCDLIRSKLAERGLKGEVSGRFKHVYSIYKKIKSQGIDFDQIHDIIAFRIIAPTAPSCYEALGLVHEMWKPVPGRFKDFIAIPKPNMYQSLHTTIIGPLSERVEVQIRTSEMHKIAEEGIAAHWKYKEGKAVISKDDEKFAWLRQLMEWQQDLKDPKEFLETVKVDLFTDEVFVFTPKGDVRSLPRGATPVDFAYAIHSDVGNRCVGAKVNGKIVPLRYKMKNGDTVEVLTSPQQHPSKDWLTFVKTSRAQQRIRGFIKQQQREKSLQLGRELADRELKRFQLNFNRLLKSGEMKKAAVDLGFRVEDDMLVAIGYGKVTPQQLSHRLVPQEKLNAAEAGGRADANPAATTSGGAGNSVLPGLSRVTDLAKRLVGRSNRSGVQIGGVDDVLVRFGRCCNPVPGDPIAGFITRGRGVTVHTVGCEKALATDPERRVDVSWDVRGDFKRPVTLRVLTADRPGLLADITNTFSKKGVNISQANCRATGDDRAVNTFEVIISDLKQLTDLMRTIERLQGVYSVERI; the protein is encoded by the coding sequence ATGATTCGCCTGAACGACATCCTCCAACGGGTTTCCCAGTACCACCCCGACCCCGACCTGGACATCATCAAGAAGGCCTACGTCTATTCGGCCAAGGTCCATCAGGGTCAACTCCGGAAGTCAGGCGAGCCCTACCTCGTCCATCCGCTCGAGGTCGCCGGCATCCTGGGCGAGCTCAAGCTGGACGAGGCGTCCATCGTCACCGGACTCCTTCACGACACCATTGAGGACACGCTGGCCACCGAGGAGGAGCTGACGGAGCTCTTCGGTTCGGAAGTAGCCCACCTGGTAGACGGCGTCACCAAGCTGTCCAAGTTCTCCGCATCCGCCAGCCTGTCGCAGGAGGAGAAGCAGGCGGAGAACTTCCGGAAGATGATCATCGCGATGGCGCAGGACATCCGCGTCATCCTGGTGAAGCTGGCGGACCGCACGCACAACATGCGGACGTTGGATCACATGTCGGAGGAGAAGCAGGCCCGCATCGCGCAGGAGACGCTGGACATCTACGCGCCGCTGGCCAACCGGCTGGGCATCTCGTGGATCAAGACGGAGCTGGAGGACCTGAGCTTCCGCTACGTCAAACCGCAGGAGTTCTTCGCGCTCCAGGCGAAGCTGAACAAGCGCAAGAAGGAGCGGGAGAAGTACATCGAGGACACGTGCGACCTCATCCGCTCCAAGCTGGCCGAGCGCGGGCTGAAGGGCGAGGTGAGCGGACGCTTCAAGCACGTCTACAGCATCTACAAGAAGATCAAGTCACAGGGCATCGACTTCGATCAGATCCACGACATCATCGCCTTTCGCATCATCGCGCCCACCGCGCCCTCCTGTTACGAGGCGCTGGGGCTCGTGCACGAGATGTGGAAGCCGGTGCCGGGGCGCTTCAAGGACTTCATCGCGATTCCGAAGCCCAACATGTACCAGTCGCTGCACACGACCATCATCGGTCCGCTCAGCGAGCGCGTGGAGGTGCAGATCCGCACCTCGGAGATGCACAAGATCGCCGAGGAAGGCATCGCCGCGCACTGGAAGTACAAGGAGGGCAAGGCCGTCATCTCCAAGGATGACGAGAAGTTCGCCTGGCTGCGGCAGCTGATGGAGTGGCAGCAGGACCTGAAGGACCCGAAGGAGTTCCTGGAGACGGTGAAGGTGGACCTCTTCACCGACGAGGTCTTCGTCTTCACGCCCAAGGGCGACGTGCGCTCGCTGCCTCGCGGCGCCACGCCGGTGGACTTCGCCTACGCCATCCATTCGGACGTGGGCAACCGGTGCGTGGGCGCCAAGGTGAACGGGAAGATCGTCCCGCTCCGCTACAAGATGAAGAACGGGGACACGGTGGAGGTGCTCACCAGCCCCCAGCAGCACCCGTCCAAGGATTGGCTCACCTTCGTCAAGACGAGCCGGGCGCAGCAGCGCATCCGCGGCTTCATCAAGCAGCAGCAGCGCGAGAAGAGCCTTCAGCTGGGACGCGAGCTGGCGGACCGCGAGCTCAAGCGCTTCCAGCTCAACTTCAACCGGTTGCTCAAGTCCGGCGAGATGAAGAAGGCCGCCGTGGACCTGGGCTTCCGTGTGGAAGACGACATGCTGGTGGCCATTGGCTACGGCAAGGTGACGCCGCAGCAGCTGTCGCACCGGCTCGTCCCCCAGGAGAAGCTCAACGCCGCGGAGGCCGGGGGGCGCGCGGATGCCAACCCCGCCGCGACAACCTCCGGTGGAGCCGGCAACTCGGTGCTGCCGGGCCTGTCCCGGGTCACCGACCTGGCGAAGCGGCTGGTGGGCCGCAGCAACCGCAGCGGCGTACAGATTGGCGGCGTGGACGATGTCCTCGTGCGCTTCGGGCGGTGTTGCAACCCCGTCCCCGGAGATCCCATCGCCGGCTTCATCACCCGGGGGCGGGGCGTCACGGTTCACACGGTCGGCTGTGAAAAGGCACTGGCCACGGACCCCGAGCGGCGCGTGGACGTGTCGTGGGACGTCCGGGGCGACTTCAAGCGCCCCGTCACCCTGCGCGTCCTCACTGCGGACCGGCCGGGCCTGCTGGCGGACATCACCAACACCTTCTCCAAGAAGGGCGTCAACATCTCCCAGGCCAACTGCCGGGCCACCGGAGATGACCGGGCGGTGAACACTTTCGAGGTCATCATCTCCGACCTCAAGCAGCTCACCGACCTGATGCGAACCATCGAGCGGCTCCAGGGCGTCTACTCGGTCGAGCGCATCTAA
- a CDS encoding PspA/IM30 family protein: MFFGLLRRRKKEPSRPADPLAAFDQLIENLERQAAEVRKSAATLLALKADLVRAEERYARRLLELTSRRATAKERGDARAVRVLEKDQAQAEDLLASTRDSLERAESDGRLLLEAASELGDRVVELRHERESASARLTMGGLVTESLRERVARFDQALVVDAARDEIERAHALADIYREEKSQEE; encoded by the coding sequence ATGTTCTTCGGCCTGCTGAGGAGACGAAAGAAGGAGCCGTCGCGCCCAGCGGACCCGCTGGCTGCTTTCGACCAGCTCATCGAAAACCTGGAGCGACAGGCCGCCGAGGTCCGCAAATCCGCGGCCACGCTGCTGGCGCTCAAGGCGGACCTGGTGCGCGCGGAGGAGCGCTACGCGCGCCGGTTGCTGGAGCTCACCTCGCGGCGTGCCACCGCGAAGGAGCGCGGTGACGCTCGGGCGGTGCGCGTGCTGGAGAAGGACCAGGCGCAGGCGGAGGACCTCCTGGCCAGCACGCGTGATTCGCTGGAGCGAGCCGAGTCGGACGGGCGGTTGTTGCTGGAGGCCGCGAGCGAGCTGGGCGATCGCGTGGTGGAGCTGCGCCATGAACGGGAGAGTGCGTCCGCGCGGCTCACCATGGGCGGGCTCGTCACCGAGTCCCTGCGCGAGCGCGTGGCCCGCTTCGACCAGGCGCTGGTGGTGGACGCGGCTCGGGATGAAATCGAGCGCGCGCACGCATTGGCGGACATCTACCGCGAGGAGAAGTCGCAGGAGGAATAA
- a CDS encoding DsbA family protein, which produces MKPNVIVALLVGLVLGFVGGRVTTGPSTKSEVAKAAPNSPAAPAPGGRRPVDPTVFKVPIENSPTHGSADALVTVVEFSDYECPFCSRANVTIEKLQEQYGKKLRVVMKQNPLSFHPRAKPAAIAAMAAGEQGKYWEYHAKLFANQKKLDDVSLEQYAKELGLNLDKWKAELGNPKFQDIITRDQALAGQLGASGTPAFFINGRFLSGAQPIANFQALIDEELVKAENLVKGGVPASQVYAKIIEKGSERAAPKAQPQQPAATVRKVEIPSDSPSFGPANAKVTIVEWSDFECPFCSRVGPTLSKIKESYAKDVRVVFRHQPLPFHPNAKLAAEASHAAHEQGKFWEYHDKLFANQKAMDRASLEKYAQELGLNVAKFKAALDSGKFKAKVEADMAAGNAVGANGTPTFFINGREFVGAQPFEAFKRVIDEEIGKADKLLAAGTKPEELYAKLNAENVANAPTAPAAAPGAPAEPPVQKVDVGNAPVKGDKNAPVTIVAFSDFECPFCSRVVPTLKQLEDQYGGKIKVAFKNQPLPFHANAKLAAAAALAANEQGKFWEYHDKLFANQRALDRASLEKYAQELGLNVDKFKAALDQGKFNAQIEADMAQASSVGASGTPTFFINGRTLVGAQPVDAFKRVIDEELKKLGGAVADSK; this is translated from the coding sequence ATGAAGCCCAATGTCATCGTGGCCCTGCTGGTCGGCCTGGTGCTCGGGTTCGTTGGCGGCCGCGTCACCACTGGCCCGTCCACGAAGTCCGAAGTCGCCAAGGCCGCACCGAACTCTCCCGCCGCCCCGGCGCCGGGTGGACGCCGTCCGGTGGATCCCACCGTGTTCAAGGTGCCCATCGAGAACTCGCCGACCCACGGCAGCGCCGACGCGCTCGTCACCGTGGTCGAGTTCTCCGACTACGAGTGCCCCTTCTGCAGCCGGGCGAACGTCACCATCGAGAAGCTCCAGGAGCAGTACGGCAAGAAGCTCCGCGTGGTGATGAAGCAGAACCCCCTCTCCTTCCACCCGCGCGCCAAGCCCGCGGCCATCGCCGCGATGGCGGCTGGCGAGCAGGGCAAGTACTGGGAGTACCACGCCAAGCTCTTCGCCAATCAGAAGAAGCTGGATGACGTGTCCCTGGAGCAGTACGCCAAGGAGCTGGGCCTCAACCTGGACAAGTGGAAGGCTGAGCTGGGCAACCCCAAGTTCCAGGACATCATCACCCGCGACCAGGCCCTGGCCGGCCAGCTGGGCGCCAGCGGCACCCCGGCCTTCTTCATCAACGGCCGCTTCCTGTCGGGCGCGCAGCCCATCGCCAACTTCCAGGCCCTCATCGACGAGGAGCTGGTCAAGGCGGAGAACCTGGTGAAGGGCGGCGTGCCCGCCTCGCAGGTGTACGCGAAGATCATCGAGAAGGGCTCCGAGCGCGCCGCGCCCAAGGCGCAGCCGCAGCAGCCCGCCGCCACGGTCCGCAAGGTGGAGATCCCCTCGGACTCGCCCTCCTTCGGCCCGGCCAACGCCAAGGTGACCATCGTCGAGTGGTCTGACTTCGAGTGCCCCTTCTGCAGCCGCGTGGGCCCCACCCTGTCGAAGATCAAGGAGAGCTACGCCAAGGACGTGCGCGTAGTGTTCCGTCACCAGCCGCTGCCCTTCCACCCGAACGCGAAGCTGGCCGCCGAGGCCTCGCACGCCGCGCACGAGCAGGGCAAGTTCTGGGAGTACCACGACAAGCTCTTCGCCAATCAGAAGGCCATGGATCGCGCCTCGCTGGAGAAGTACGCGCAGGAGCTGGGCCTGAACGTCGCCAAGTTCAAGGCCGCCCTGGATTCGGGCAAGTTCAAGGCGAAGGTCGAGGCCGACATGGCCGCCGGCAACGCCGTGGGCGCCAACGGCACCCCGACCTTCTTCATCAACGGCCGTGAGTTCGTCGGCGCGCAGCCCTTCGAGGCCTTCAAGCGCGTCATCGACGAGGAGATTGGCAAGGCGGACAAGCTGCTCGCCGCCGGCACCAAGCCCGAGGAGCTCTACGCCAAGCTGAACGCGGAGAACGTCGCCAACGCCCCGACGGCGCCCGCCGCGGCCCCTGGCGCTCCGGCCGAGCCCCCGGTCCAGAAGGTGGACGTGGGCAACGCCCCGGTGAAGGGCGACAAGAACGCGCCCGTCACCATCGTCGCCTTCTCCGACTTCGAGTGCCCCTTCTGCAGCCGCGTGGTGCCCACGCTGAAGCAGTTGGAGGACCAGTACGGCGGGAAGATCAAGGTCGCCTTCAAGAACCAGCCGCTGCCCTTCCACGCCAACGCCAAGTTGGCCGCCGCCGCTGCGCTGGCCGCGAACGAGCAGGGCAAGTTCTGGGAGTACCACGACAAGCTCTTCGCCAATCAGCGCGCGCTGGACCGCGCCTCGCTGGAGAAGTACGCGCAGGAGCTGGGCCTGAACGTGGACAAGTTCAAGGCCGCGCTGGACCAGGGCAAGTTCAACGCGCAGATCGAGGCCGACATGGCGCAGGCGTCCAGCGTGGGCGCCTCCGGCACCCCGACGTTCTTCATCAATGGCCGCACGCTCGTGGGCGCCCAGCCCGTGGACGCGTTCAAGCGCGTCATCGACGAGGAGCTGAAGAAGCTCGGCGGCGCGGTGGCCGACTCGAAGTAG